The genome window CGTCGTAAACGTCAATCGAAGAGGGGACATCCGATCTCGGCGTCAGCGCCGCGATTTGCATATCTTCGATGACGACGGCGAAGTCGTCATGTTTTTCGTCGCCGTCGAAGACGACGTCCGCGGCCACCGCGCATCGAGAGCAGCCGTTCATCGCGTGCGCGTGATCTTGCGCAGGTGGCGCGGCCGGTCGGCGTTCTTTCCGCGCATCGCCGCCAGGCGGACGACCATGGCGTAGAAGCTCTGGATCAGACAGATCGCGTCGGTTTCGGGATGTTGGGGAGGCAATGCTGGAAGCCGGTCCGGAGTCCGCTCGTTCGAGGAGGTGATGAAGACCGCCGCTCCCTTTGCCCTGAGATCCGCGGCAAGCTGCGTCATGCCCGCGGCGGCGGCGTCGGTCGGCGCAAACATGAGCACGGGATAGTGAGGCGCCACCAGAGCGACCGGGCCGTGGAGGAATTCGGCCGACGAAAAGCATTCCGCATGCAGATCCGAGGTTTCCTTCAGTTTCAGGGCGGCCTCGCGCGCGATGGCGAGCGTCGGACCGCGTCCGATCGTGACGAGGCTTTCGGCGCCTGCGATCTTCTCCAGGACGCCGCTCCAGTCGAGGTCGCCGGCGGCGGCGAGGCGATCCGGCAATGACACCAGCGCGTTCGCGAGCGGCTCGTCCTCGGCCCAGAAGGCCACCAGTCGGGCAAGCGCCGCAACCGATGCGACGAAGGTCTTGGTCGCAGGGATGCTGAGCTCGGGGCCCGCCGTCATCGGCAACACGAATTCGCAGGCCTGCGCCAGCCCGCTCGCCGGGTCATTGGTGATGCAGGCGGTCACCGCGCCGCAAGCGCGCGCCGCGGCGGCCTGTTCGATGATGTCGCTGCTTTCGCCCGACTGTGAAATCGCGAGAAAGAGCTGGTCAGTCAGGCGCAGAGGCCGATGATAGATGGTGGTGATGCTGGGCGCGGCGGGCGCCGTCACGACGCCGAGGTATCGCTCGATCAGATGCTTGCCGAAGGTCGCGGCATGCGCCGAACTGCCGCGCGCGCAGGTGACGACGACTTGAGGCGGCGTGCGGCGTAAGCGATCCGCGAGCATAGGGAGAACCTCGGCGAGCCCGTCACCCTGCCGTCGCACGGCCGCCGGAGCCTCTCGCATATCGGAAATCATCTGCGCGTCGAGGACGGTCATTGGTTGAGGCTTCCGGTCAAACCCATCAGCACAGAGATTGAGCCGGACGCGCGGGAAAGCAAGTTCCAGCGCAGCTCCCGCGTCGGCGCCGGCGTCATGAGCGGGCTGACAGGAAGCTTAGCTTGAACTCTTCCCAGCATTTGGCCATATGCGCCATATCAGCTGGAATTGCGCCGATGTGCCCGACGGAGACCGAACGCCAAAGTCCGCGCTATGCCAAGATCGACGTCTGGGAGCCGGCCGAGATCCTGGATTCGATGATCGAGGGGCAATTTTCCGCCGTCGCCGCCGTTCGCGCCGCGCGACCGGCGATTGAGCGGGCGGCGCTGGCGATTGAGCGCCGGCTGCGCGGGCCTGGACGGCTCGTTTACGTCGGCGCGGGCACATCCGGTCGTTTGGCCGCCCAGGATGGGGCGGAGCTCATGCCGACCTTCGGCTGGCCGCAAGATCGGCTTCTGCTCCTCATGGCGGGCGGACAAACCGCCCTGCTGCACGCCGTCGAAGGCGCCGAAGACCAGGACCACCAGGCGGTCGAACTCGTTCGGCGGCATGAGATCGGGGCGTCCGATGTGACCGTCGCGGTGGCCGCAAGCGGCACGACGCCATTTACGCTCGCCTGTTTGCGCGAGGCGAAAAACAGAGGCTCCTTGACGATCGGCGTCGCGAACAATCGCGGGACGCCGCTTCTCCAGGAGGCCGACCATGCGATTTTTCTCGAAACCGGCGCGGAGCCGATCGCCGGCTCGACGCGGATGAAGGCGGGTACCGCCCAGCGAATTACACTGATTCTGCTCTCGTCGCTCGTCATGATCCTGCTCGGGCGCGTCTACGACGGCCTCATGGTGGATGTGCAGGCTTCGAACAAGAAACTGGTCCGACGGAGCGAAAAAATCCTGTCGCGGCTGACCGGCCGCGGCGACGAGGAGATCCATGAAGCCTTGCAGCGCGCCGGCGGGAGCGTGAAGCTCGCCTTTCTCTTGCTGCAGGGCCACGGGCTCGCCAAGGCGGCGGCGGCGTTGGAAGAGGCAGAGGGCCATTTGCGTCGCGCCATGAGCTTGATGGTCGAGCGGCCAAAGGCGGCGGACCTTCGAGAGAGCCAGCCGTATATTCGTGAAGACGCGACGCACGAATAGGGCTTAATCGCGCCGGTTTAGACTCTGCGCGCTCGCGCTGCACTCGGATTTCAGCTTCCGTATGCGTGTGATCGACGCCTCGGCGTGCGCCCGCATCGACGCATCCTGCGCGTAGGCCTGGAGCAGCCGACGGGCGAATTCCGCCGCCTGGTCCTGCTCGTCCTTCAAGTTGTTGCCGATGAGGATCAAATCCGCGCCGGCGTGAACCGCCTTGGCGCAGGCCTCGCCCGTCGACATCAGCTTTTGCACGCCCTGCATTTGCAAATCGTCGGTCAGGATGCAGGCGTCCGGCGCCCAGGCGCGCATTTTATCCACCGCGACGGCGGAGAGGCAGACGGGCGTGTCTCTCTCCCATTGATTCACGATGCCATGGCTGAACAGGACCATCGGCACGCGTAAGATCAGCTCCTTGAACACATTCACCTGCGCATCGGTCAGGCAATCGGAAAGATCCATGACATGGTCATGGGGGTTCACCTTCGCGCCGCCGGTTCCGGGGAAGTGCTTCAAACAGAGTTTCAAATTCACCGAAGCAGCGACTTCCGCCAGCGCCTCCGCGCATTCTTTGACAACCTTCGGATCGCTCGAATAGCTGCGCTGGACGGACCCCACATCCGGGCTGTCGGGGTTTATGTCGAGATCGACGACCGGCGACAGGTTCACATCGATGCCGATCTGTCGCATCTGCGCATAGGAGGGACGTAATACCTCCCGTCGTTCTGAGTCTGTCAGTCGACCGAACTGGCGAGCGCTGGGCAGCGCAATAAAGCCGCGCTCTTCCTTCAGCCGGCGGACCTTGCCGCCTTCTTGATCGATAAAAATCAGCGGACGCGAGGGGAGAGCGTGAAGTCCCTCGCAAAGCTCCTCGAGCTGAGCCGGGTCAAAGACGTTCCGTTCGAATTTTTTATCGGTACAGTCGTAATCGAAAAGAATGACTCCGCCCAAGCCGAAGCTACGGGCGAAATCCCGCAGCCAGCCAGGGATGAGCGGGTCGCGAAAACCCAAGATGAACAGTTCGCCGATCGGGAGGTCCATGAGCGTAAGATGGTAAGGGCGAGAGGACTGTCAAAGCAGTCGCTCGACGCCATCCACCTCGATGTTGCGCTGATCAGCTGATGTCAGACTCAACTACATGTCGGAGGCTCGTTAAGGCGGCGCATCGTCCTCAACTCTGTAGCCGCGATATCAGAGTTTGCGCACAGCGCCGTCGGCTGTCTCGACCCTGATGTCGGCGAAACGGCATGCGCCGCGGCGGCGCTGGAACGGCGTGATCGCCAACAGCCAGACATGGCTGATCGCCTTGGCCGATCCGGCGATATGGGCGGCGTAGTCGGAAGCGACGTCCCGTTCCAGCTCCCGCCACGATCCGAGGCCCTTCGTGCCGGAAGCGACGATCATATGGGTCTCGATGGCGTTCCAGCCGGCCAGCGGACAGCGGAAAACCTTGCCCTCGGGCAGCGCCGCGCTCCAGATATAGGTGAGGTCCTGCCCGTCGTCGAATTTCACGCCGATGGACAGATAATCGTGAACGGGCGCCTGATCTTCCGGTACGGCAGACGGCAGCTCGTCGATCTTCCAACGCCAGCCGAGTTTCGGAGCGGAGGCGAGTGGAAGAGTCAGCGGCCGCTCGATGATGGAAGCGGCTCCCGCGCTCTCGCAGACGATCTCGCCGTTCGCGTCCCAGACGAAGCTCTCCTCGCCGCCGCCGAGCAAAAAGAGATTGGACCAGCCTTCCGGCAGCCTGCGATTACGGCGCAGGCGCGCGAGCTCCGTCGCCATAAGAGCGCCGACGTCGCCACTCGCGGCGGCAAGGCTCGCGAGAAGGCTCGCGAGGCCAGTGGCGGCGTCGCCGCGCCATAGAAGCGCAAGGCCGGTCATTCTCACGTCGTCCTTGCGATAAACGTCCGCCGGAATCGTAAGTCGGCCGTCCGCGTCGGCGTACAGCGTCGCCAAGCGGGCCACCTCGACGGGACCGTCATGCGACGCGGTCATGGTGCTCGTGTCCGTGCCCGGACTAAAGATCGGCTGTCGATTCCGCACGCGCGCGTGGAAGGCGAGACCGGGACGAAACCACAGGTCATGTTGACGAGACAGCCACCATCGTCCGGCGACGAGAAAAGTGATCTGCTGACCTTTCACGGCCTCAAGGCCGAGATCGATCCACGGCGGATCGGAGCCGTTTATCTCGAAGACGCGATAGTCCGCGAGTTCGGGCGAATGCGCTCCGGCGAGAAGATCCTCGATCCCCTTCCTGAAATCCGCCGGCGCGGGAACGCCCTGCTCGGCGGCGAAGACGGCCTCGGACGCGAAGGGCGCGGCGACGCCGAGAGCCATCGCGCGCCGCAAGATGTCGCGCCGCGAAACGCCGCCCCACGCCGTTCCATTCGCAGCGCGAGAAGGATTGAGACAATAAACGCACATTGGCTTTCTTTCTGATCTTTCGCCGAAGCGGCGTGACTGGCGCGGGTTCATCAGCGGAAGGCGGAATGTTATGCTTCACGCCGAAGAACTGCATGCCAGGACATGCCGAAAACCGACGTTTGGTGGCGCGCGAGGGCAATCGATGCGACGAACGGGATATACGCGCGCGAGCACGCTCGGACCGATCGCGGACGTCGTCGCCGCGAACGGCGGCTCGATCGAGCGGGTCTTTCGCCGCGCCGAGCTTCCCCTCGGTTTGCTGGAATCGCCGGACACGCTTCTGCCTCTGCGCGACCATTTCCGGCTGCTCGCGATCTGCTCGCGCGAATTGCGGGACGAGGCTTTCGCAGCCCGGCTCGGCCGCCAGACGTCGATCGCGGGCTTAGGAGTCTATGGCAAGTGGGTCATCCAAGCGCCCACCTTGTTGGAAGCGATCCATCGCGCGGGAACAAGCCTGCCGCACATGATGCAGAGCGCGACGCGGCTCACCGTCCGACGAGACGGCGACGACGTGCACTGGTCATATGAGTTAGCCGACCCCGCTACGGATGGACGTCCGCAGAACGAGATTCTCGCGCTCTGGTACATGATCGTCATGATCCGCCATTTCGTCGGCGCGGGCTGGCTGCCAAATCGAATCGTAGTTGGGGGTCTGCCCGCCAACGCCCGGCGTCGCATCGACGAGCAGATGGGCGTCGATACGGTAATCTGCGACAGACCCGGCGCGATCGTTTTCGATCAACGGCTGCTGATGGCCGTGAATCCGCATCTCGATGCGAATCGAGGTCTCAGCGCCGACGAACTCGATCGCATCTTCGACATTCCGGATCCGGATGACATGCCGGGCAATGTCGGCGCCTTGATCGATCTTGAGCTTCTCGACGGTCGCCCCGACCTTTCCCGAATTGTTCGTCGGGCGGGCTTATCGCAGCGAACGCTGCAGCGCCGGCTCGCCGAATCCGGGCTGAGCTTCTCCGATCTCTTGAAGAATAAACTGCAACGACGGGCGATGAGTCTGTTATGCCAATCCTGGTCGATCACCGAGATCGCCTTGATGCTCGGCTATCGTGACTCCGCGCATTTCAGCCGCGCCTTCGAGCGCTGGAGCGGAGTGGCCCCCAGTCGATGGCGGGATCTGGCGAAGCCTGGCGGATGAGCGTTTAATTCCGCCGTCATCATCTTCGCTGCGTTCGCAGCTCGCGCAAGAAAGCGTCGACCAGCGGCGAAGCCAGACGCCTGCGCGGTGAATTGAGCGGATATCGCCCGATTATGCGCGGATTCGAAATCTCGCGTCATGACTCAGCGCGCCATGACCATGTAAGGCGCGTCGGTTCTGCGTGCGTCAGAGGCCGCGATCAACGACGCGCGTGCAGCGGACCAGCCGGCTCGACGATATGCGTCTCGCATCAAGTTCGAGAGACGACGAGAACGCCTGTTCCGATCATGGCTGAACCCGCGGCTCGGTTCATCAGCTTGATGCGCTGCGGCGAATGAAAGAACCCGCGCGCCCTGAAGCTTGCAAACGCGTATGCAAAACAGACGGTCAGATCAACGCATAGGATGATCAGGGCGACGACGAGCGCGTCGACCATCGTGAGATGGCTCATATCGAGGAGCAGGGGAATCATTCCCGCATGGAAAAGCATCGCCTTTGGGTTGCCGAGTGAAATCATAACTCCCATGGCCAAATTTCGAGCGAACCCAGCGCTGCTGCTATCGGGACCCTGCGGCTCATTGCTCGTCGAAGACAGCCACAGTTTCAATCCGAGCCAAACCAGATAGGCGGATCCCACGACCTTGATCGCCAGGAACATCCATCCCAGGGACTGGGCGACGAACGCCAATCCAAACAGCACAAACATCGCCAGGGGCGCATCGCCGATCGCGACGCCCAGCGCCAATCCCGAGGCGGCCTTCCAGCCTTTGGTCATCGCGGTCGCGATAATCGAGACGATCGCAGGTCCGGGCGTTGCGGCCGCGAGCGTCAAGGCGCCGGCGTAAAGGATGAGCGAAGTCATTGTCATGGCATATTCACTTTCGATTCCCCTGTCGGCCCGCCCAGCCTCGTTGCGGATGCTGGATTCAGGTTGTTGCAGCGGCTCGGCCGCGCGGTCCCAGCGCGAGGCTGAGACATTATCTCGGAAACTGTCGAGACGATCCGCGCCTCGATCTCGACGGCGCCGAACATGTAGATGGGATCGACAGATATGACGTGCGCGCCTAACGCCGTGGCTTCAGCGTTGAAGCTGGCGGGCCCATCTCCGCAACCCAGCGCCCGTCCTCGCAGATCTGCGTCGGACAGCGCGAACATTGCGCGATATTCCGCAAAGCTTCGTCCCCGCGGAACGAACTCGGACAAGTTCATGGCGCTCTCCAGTTACAGGAGCCGCCGCACCGCCGCTGGGATCGAGGAATTTTGGAGAGAGTAGGACCACGCCCGCGGAATCACGGCGGCGATGG of Methylocystis sp. SC2 contains these proteins:
- a CDS encoding SIS domain-containing protein gives rise to the protein MTVLDAQMISDMREAPAAVRRQGDGLAEVLPMLADRLRRTPPQVVVTCARGSSAHAATFGKHLIERYLGVVTAPAAPSITTIYHRPLRLTDQLFLAISQSGESSDIIEQAAAARACGAVTACITNDPASGLAQACEFVLPMTAGPELSIPATKTFVASVAALARLVAFWAEDEPLANALVSLPDRLAAAGDLDWSGVLEKIAGAESLVTIGRGPTLAIAREAALKLKETSDLHAECFSSAEFLHGPVALVAPHYPVLMFAPTDAAAAGMTQLAADLRAKGAAVFITSSNERTPDRLPALPPQHPETDAICLIQSFYAMVVRLAAMRGKNADRPRHLRKITRTR
- a CDS encoding N-acetylmuramic acid 6-phosphate etherase, with the translated sequence MCPTETERQSPRYAKIDVWEPAEILDSMIEGQFSAVAAVRAARPAIERAALAIERRLRGPGRLVYVGAGTSGRLAAQDGAELMPTFGWPQDRLLLLMAGGQTALLHAVEGAEDQDHQAVELVRRHEIGASDVTVAVAASGTTPFTLACLREAKNRGSLTIGVANNRGTPLLQEADHAIFLETGAEPIAGSTRMKAGTAQRITLILLSSLVMILLGRVYDGLMVDVQASNKKLVRRSEKILSRLTGRGDEEIHEALQRAGGSVKLAFLLLQGHGLAKAAAALEEAEGHLRRAMSLMVERPKAADLRESQPYIREDATHE
- a CDS encoding glycoside hydrolase family 3 N-terminal domain-containing protein, giving the protein MDLPIGELFILGFRDPLIPGWLRDFARSFGLGGVILFDYDCTDKKFERNVFDPAQLEELCEGLHALPSRPLIFIDQEGGKVRRLKEERGFIALPSARQFGRLTDSERREVLRPSYAQMRQIGIDVNLSPVVDLDINPDSPDVGSVQRSYSSDPKVVKECAEALAEVAASVNLKLCLKHFPGTGGAKVNPHDHVMDLSDCLTDAQVNVFKELILRVPMVLFSHGIVNQWERDTPVCLSAVAVDKMRAWAPDACILTDDLQMQGVQKLMSTGEACAKAVHAGADLILIGNNLKDEQDQAAEFARRLLQAYAQDASMRAHAEASITRIRKLKSECSASAQSLNRRD
- a CDS encoding DUF3047 domain-containing protein; translated protein: MCVYCLNPSRAANGTAWGGVSRRDILRRAMALGVAAPFASEAVFAAEQGVPAPADFRKGIEDLLAGAHSPELADYRVFEINGSDPPWIDLGLEAVKGQQITFLVAGRWWLSRQHDLWFRPGLAFHARVRNRQPIFSPGTDTSTMTASHDGPVEVARLATLYADADGRLTIPADVYRKDDVRMTGLALLWRGDAATGLASLLASLAAASGDVGALMATELARLRRNRRLPEGWSNLFLLGGGEESFVWDANGEIVCESAGAASIIERPLTLPLASAPKLGWRWKIDELPSAVPEDQAPVHDYLSIGVKFDDGQDLTYIWSAALPEGKVFRCPLAGWNAIETHMIVASGTKGLGSWRELERDVASDYAAHIAGSAKAISHVWLLAITPFQRRRGACRFADIRVETADGAVRKL
- a CDS encoding AraC family transcriptional regulator; protein product: MRRTGYTRASTLGPIADVVAANGGSIERVFRRAELPLGLLESPDTLLPLRDHFRLLAICSRELRDEAFAARLGRQTSIAGLGVYGKWVIQAPTLLEAIHRAGTSLPHMMQSATRLTVRRDGDDVHWSYELADPATDGRPQNEILALWYMIVMIRHFVGAGWLPNRIVVGGLPANARRRIDEQMGVDTVICDRPGAIVFDQRLLMAVNPHLDANRGLSADELDRIFDIPDPDDMPGNVGALIDLELLDGRPDLSRIVRRAGLSQRTLQRRLAESGLSFSDLLKNKLQRRAMSLLCQSWSITEIALMLGYRDSAHFSRAFERWSGVAPSRWRDLAKPGG
- a CDS encoding LysE family translocator; its protein translation is MTMTSLILYAGALTLAAATPGPAIVSIIATAMTKGWKAASGLALGVAIGDAPLAMFVLFGLAFVAQSLGWMFLAIKVVGSAYLVWLGLKLWLSSTSNEPQGPDSSSAGFARNLAMGVMISLGNPKAMLFHAGMIPLLLDMSHLTMVDALVVALIILCVDLTVCFAYAFASFRARGFFHSPQRIKLMNRAAGSAMIGTGVLVVSRT